A section of the Pedobacter sp. HDW13 genome encodes:
- the prmC gene encoding peptide chain release factor N(5)-glutamine methyltransferase, translating into MKIGELEAFYQLELKALYDGEEASALFRLASAHVLGLSFTQLRMLRDTAVDLVNEQQLLSMLSDLQMGKPVQHVLGEAHFYGLVFKVNENVLIPRPETEELVEWIISDSSLQFAVRDIKILDIGTGSGCIPVTLKKHLPQAGVSTLDVSEEAITVAKLNATQIGVEVNFILADILTFSSELKFDVIVSNPPYIRYLEKVEMHDNVLEYEPHLALFVSNDDPLIFYKAIAVFALTNLKPNGKLYFEINEYLGQETVDMLVSKGFENIELRKDMQGKDRMICCRLPA; encoded by the coding sequence ATGAAAATTGGAGAATTAGAAGCATTTTATCAGTTAGAGCTTAAAGCTTTATATGATGGCGAGGAAGCCAGTGCCTTGTTTAGACTTGCTTCAGCGCATGTGTTAGGTTTGTCTTTCACTCAATTGAGGATGCTGCGCGATACAGCTGTTGATTTGGTTAACGAACAGCAATTGTTAAGCATGCTTAGCGATTTGCAGATGGGGAAACCGGTGCAACATGTTTTGGGCGAAGCTCATTTTTACGGACTGGTATTTAAGGTAAATGAAAATGTACTTATTCCGAGACCCGAAACTGAGGAGTTGGTGGAGTGGATTATTTCAGATAGCAGTTTACAGTTTGCAGTTCGCGATATTAAAATTTTAGATATTGGAACAGGCTCGGGTTGTATTCCGGTTACGCTTAAAAAACATTTGCCACAGGCAGGAGTATCTACGTTAGACGTTTCGGAAGAGGCTATAACTGTGGCTAAGTTAAATGCTACGCAAATAGGTGTGGAAGTGAATTTTATCTTGGCTGATATATTAACTTTTTCAAGTGAATTAAAATTTGACGTTATTGTAAGTAATCCGCCGTATATCAGGTATTTAGAGAAAGTTGAAATGCACGATAATGTTTTAGAATATGAACCACATTTGGCACTTTTTGTAAGTAATGATGATCCCCTAATTTTCTACAAAGCCATTGCTGTTTTTGCGCTAACAAACCTGAAACCTAATGGGAAGTTATACTTTGAAATCAATGAATATTTAGGTCAGGAAACCGTTGATATGTTGGTTAGTAAAGGATTTGAAAACATTGAGTTACGAAAAGATATGCAAGGAAAAGACCGGATGATTTGCTGCCGTTTACCTGCTTAA
- the ribD gene encoding bifunctional diaminohydroxyphosphoribosylaminopyrimidine deaminase/5-amino-6-(5-phosphoribosylamino)uracil reductase RibD, protein MSDEFYIKRCLELAALGIGQVSPNPMVGCLIVANNQIIGEGYHQQYGQAHAEPNAVKAVFDKYGGQAENLLKQATAYVNLEPCAHFGKTPPCADLLVKHQLKRVVIGNRDPFSGVDGKGIEKLKNAGIEVISGIADAECRHFNRRFFTRIQQQRPYVILKWAETANGYFATSDGHQKWISGALAKRLAHQWRTEEDAILIGKQTAIIDNPQLSSREWPGRNPIRLLIDKNLQVPQSNHIYNEAAKTIVFNEVKTDVVGNIHYIQMEDMQFYLPQKIAFQLYLMDIQSVIIEGGANILKQFLDAGLWDEARVFTSSTSWNEGIPSPAINGNLQEQVQIGNDKLSIYINNLNK, encoded by the coding sequence ATGAGCGACGAATTTTACATAAAACGCTGTCTGGAATTGGCCGCTTTGGGTATTGGCCAGGTTAGTCCAAATCCTATGGTTGGTTGCCTAATTGTAGCTAACAATCAAATTATTGGTGAAGGCTACCACCAGCAGTACGGCCAGGCGCATGCCGAACCCAATGCAGTAAAAGCTGTGTTCGATAAATATGGCGGCCAGGCCGAAAATTTATTAAAACAAGCTACCGCTTATGTAAATTTAGAGCCCTGTGCGCATTTTGGCAAAACCCCGCCTTGTGCCGATTTATTGGTTAAACATCAGCTCAAAAGAGTAGTAATCGGAAACCGTGATCCATTTTCGGGTGTTGATGGCAAAGGAATTGAAAAACTTAAAAATGCCGGAATCGAAGTGATTAGTGGCATTGCAGATGCTGAATGCCGCCATTTCAACCGCAGATTTTTTACCCGAATACAGCAACAACGGCCTTATGTTATTTTAAAGTGGGCCGAAACAGCCAATGGCTATTTTGCTACAAGTGATGGTCACCAGAAATGGATTAGCGGAGCCCTAGCTAAACGTCTTGCACACCAATGGCGAACCGAAGAAGATGCAATCCTGATTGGCAAGCAAACGGCTATTATCGATAATCCACAGTTAAGCTCAAGAGAGTGGCCGGGTAGAAATCCGATACGCCTGCTTATTGATAAAAACCTGCAGGTTCCGCAATCCAATCACATTTATAACGAAGCGGCTAAAACCATTGTTTTTAATGAAGTTAAAACCGACGTGGTTGGCAACATTCATTACATTCAAATGGAAGACATGCAATTCTACCTCCCGCAAAAGATTGCCTTTCAGCTCTATTTGATGGATATACAATCGGTAATAATTGAAGGTGGTGCAAATATTTTGAAGCAATTTTTAGATGCAGGTCTTTGGGATGAAGCACGAGTTTTTACTTCCTCAACCAGCTGGAACGAAGGTATACCATCACCCGCAATAAATGGTAATCTGCAAGAACAGGTTCAAATCGGAAACGATAAACTATCTATCTATATAAACAACCTAAATAAATGA
- a CDS encoding DMT family transporter, translating to MIYITLSICCSVTVAVLLKLAKRYQISIIQAVAVNYFAALTLCFFFFKPDIKLVSSAAPWPIYTALAILLPTIFLFLAASVKNLGIVKTDIAQRLSLFIPILAAYFIFKEDFNNLKVVGLTVGFVAIFLTFLRKSNPDQKTGNLIYPVMVFIGFGTIDVLFKQIALYKELPYTTSLFTIFCMAFVVSLVIVAVMTISGKIKLQLVNLACGLILGFFNFGNILFYLKAHKALSQNPSTVFAAMNLGVIIVGTLIGVAVFKEKLTKINYLGIILAIAAVICITLSQNVVR from the coding sequence ATGATCTACATTACTTTAAGCATTTGCTGTAGTGTTACCGTAGCCGTGCTGTTAAAGCTGGCCAAACGTTATCAAATCAGCATTATCCAGGCAGTTGCCGTAAACTATTTTGCCGCCTTAACACTTTGTTTTTTCTTTTTCAAACCTGATATCAAATTAGTAAGCAGTGCAGCGCCATGGCCCATATACACTGCTTTGGCTATACTCTTACCTACTATATTTTTGTTCCTTGCTGCTTCTGTTAAAAACCTTGGCATTGTTAAAACCGATATCGCTCAGCGTTTGTCGCTATTTATCCCAATACTGGCCGCTTACTTTATTTTTAAAGAAGATTTTAACAATCTAAAAGTAGTTGGCCTAACCGTTGGTTTTGTTGCCATTTTCCTAACATTTTTACGCAAAAGTAATCCTGATCAAAAAACAGGAAACCTTATTTATCCGGTAATGGTATTTATTGGCTTTGGAACAATTGATGTACTGTTTAAACAAATTGCCTTATACAAAGAATTACCCTATACCACCTCTCTTTTTACCATTTTCTGCATGGCTTTTGTGGTTTCGCTGGTTATCGTTGCCGTAATGACAATTTCCGGGAAGATAAAATTACAATTGGTTAATCTGGCCTGTGGGTTGATTTTAGGCTTCTTCAACTTCGGAAACATCCTTTTTTACCTAAAAGCACATAAAGCCCTGTCGCAAAACCCTTCTACAGTGTTTGCGGCAATGAACCTGGGCGTTATTATAGTCGGTACCCTAATAGGTGTTGCAGTGTTTAAAGAAAAATTAACAAAGATAAATTACCTTGGAATAATCCTGGCCATTGCCGCGGTTATTTGCATTACCCTTTCGCAAAATGTTGTTCGATGA
- a CDS encoding YigZ family protein, translating to MLFDDSYKTIGSASEGIFRDKGSKFIAYTYPIRSEEEVKPLITALRAEHAKARHFCYAYRLTPDRSVFRINDDGEPSGTAGRPILNCLLSEDVTNILVVVVRYFGGTLLGVPGLINAYKTASIEAIKAATIINKTVNDVYEVNFDYLQMNDVMKLVKEENIEVLAQQFDTQCVLKFEIRKNQLNQVLGKFDKIAGVKLKYLQTI from the coding sequence ATGTTGTTCGATGATTCGTATAAAACAATCGGGAGTGCATCAGAAGGCATATTTCGAGATAAAGGGAGCAAATTTATTGCTTATACCTATCCCATCCGTTCGGAAGAAGAAGTTAAACCTCTTATTACCGCTTTAAGGGCTGAGCATGCTAAGGCAAGGCATTTTTGCTATGCTTACCGCTTAACACCGGATCGGTCCGTATTCCGGATTAACGATGATGGAGAACCATCTGGCACTGCTGGCAGACCTATACTCAACTGCCTGTTATCAGAAGATGTGACCAATATTTTGGTGGTGGTAGTTCGTTATTTCGGCGGAACCTTATTGGGTGTTCCAGGTTTAATTAACGCATACAAAACCGCCAGTATAGAGGCGATTAAAGCAGCAACTATTATAAACAAAACTGTAAATGATGTTTATGAAGTTAATTTTGATTATCTTCAAATGAATGATGTGATGAAGCTGGTGAAGGAAGAAAACATTGAAGTTTTGGCGCAACAATTTGATACGCAGTGTGTATTGAAATTCGAAATCAGAAAAAACCAACTGAACCAGGTTTTAGGTAAATTTGATAAAATAGCAGGCGTTAAATTAAAATACCTGCAAACCATTTAA
- a CDS encoding nucleoside phosphorylase — MKIAESDLIINPDGSIYHLNLLPDDIADNVITVGDPDRVGEVSKYFDKIEFKKGKREFITHTGYVGKKRITVLSTGIGTDNIDIVFNELDALVNIDFETREIKKHLTSLNIIRIGTSGAVQPDIPMGTILASSYGLGMDALMNYYYHELTGDERSLMDDLKSHFGHLKNINPYLTAANDNLLNTIGKNMHHGITITAPGFYAPQGRIVRAKNAIPDFISLINSFSSNQHRITNLEMETAGIYALAKVLGHKALSVNAILASRVKFEFSSNPNKIVDDAIKMVLERI, encoded by the coding sequence ATGAAAATAGCTGAGAGCGATTTAATTATCAACCCCGATGGCAGCATTTATCACTTAAATTTGTTGCCAGACGATATTGCGGATAACGTAATTACCGTAGGCGATCCTGACCGGGTTGGCGAAGTGAGCAAATATTTCGACAAAATTGAGTTTAAGAAAGGTAAACGCGAATTTATAACGCATACAGGCTATGTAGGTAAAAAGCGGATTACCGTGCTTTCAACCGGCATTGGCACCGATAACATTGATATTGTTTTTAACGAACTTGACGCCCTTGTAAACATTGATTTCGAAACCAGGGAGATTAAAAAACATCTTACTTCTTTAAATATTATCCGCATAGGCACTTCTGGCGCGGTACAGCCCGATATCCCGATGGGCACAATTCTGGCCTCATCTTACGGTTTAGGAATGGATGCCCTGATGAATTACTACTACCATGAATTAACTGGAGATGAACGCAGTTTAATGGATGACCTGAAATCGCATTTTGGCCATCTGAAAAATATAAACCCATATTTAACAGCAGCTAACGATAATTTACTAAATACCATCGGTAAAAATATGCACCATGGCATTACCATTACGGCACCAGGCTTTTACGCACCCCAAGGTAGAATTGTACGCGCCAAAAACGCAATCCCCGATTTTATTAGTTTAATTAACAGCTTTAGCAGCAACCAGCACCGCATAACCAATTTAGAAATGGAAACCGCGGGTATTTATGCTTTGGCTAAAGTTTTAGGACACAAAGCACTATCGGTAAATGCCATTTTAGCCAGCAGGGTAAAATTCGAGTTTAGCAGCAATCCCAATAAAATTGTAGATGATGCTATTAAAATGGTTCTGGAGAGGATTTGA
- a CDS encoding DUF1398 domain-containing protein, whose product MFTISNIQAAAAKIKTGADFPQFIKEIKAMGVKRNDVYVNNGLSIYFDDEDNAQQESPEDYPALIINEVSSAEKLEHALKIHQQGETDFFTFCKQAADAGVEKWIIDTEEMTCTYLDSAGNELVKEEIPKV is encoded by the coding sequence ATGTTTACCATTTCGAATATCCAGGCAGCAGCGGCAAAGATTAAAACCGGTGCAGATTTTCCTCAATTTATTAAAGAAATTAAGGCAATGGGGGTTAAGCGAAATGATGTTTATGTAAACAATGGCTTATCTATTTACTTTGATGATGAAGATAATGCACAGCAGGAGAGTCCGGAGGATTATCCTGCTTTAATTATTAACGAAGTATCTTCTGCTGAAAAACTGGAGCATGCTTTAAAAATACATCAGCAGGGCGAAACCGATTTTTTTACTTTCTGTAAGCAGGCGGCCGATGCTGGCGTAGAAAAATGGATTATTGATACAGAAGAAATGACCTGTACGTATTTAGATAGCGCCGGAAATGAGCTGGTGAAAGAAGAAATACCTAAAGTTTAA
- a CDS encoding aldose epimerase family protein, with product MSVQQIPTGKIIDGEEVIAIELTNSKGTYVKIFNYGAIISKFVVKNANGEMQDIVLGFDTIEGYLDPAYLASYPYLGAVVGRYANRVKNGRFTIDGETYQLAQNAGTDALHGGITGFDKKVWDIIDVVEGPQPAVTLQYESPDGEENYPGNLIVDLTFELTENDELILSFEAETDQATAINLTHHGYFNLAPKGGNIKNHKLQIFAANYLEQDDNYSVTGKLIPVKDTEHDFTQLKEIGRDWNEDEGYDQTFVLDKIYGDLSLASKTIESESGLTLSVYTTEPVAHLYTAKYLDVKNGKDGRDYESYSAFCVETQHHPNGINIPEFPSTVLRPDDLYTQTTVYKVSLNR from the coding sequence ATGAGCGTTCAGCAAATACCAACCGGAAAAATTATTGATGGCGAAGAAGTTATCGCAATCGAACTAACCAACAGCAAAGGCACTTATGTTAAAATATTTAATTACGGTGCTATCATCAGCAAATTTGTAGTTAAAAATGCCAATGGCGAAATGCAGGATATTGTATTGGGTTTCGATACCATTGAAGGATATCTTGATCCTGCATATTTGGCAAGTTACCCTTATTTAGGAGCGGTAGTTGGTCGTTATGCCAACCGTGTTAAAAACGGCAGATTTACAATTGATGGCGAAACTTACCAGCTGGCTCAAAATGCTGGTACCGATGCCCTTCATGGTGGTATAACTGGTTTCGATAAAAAAGTTTGGGATATAATTGATGTAGTTGAGGGTCCACAACCAGCAGTTACATTGCAATATGAAAGCCCGGATGGTGAAGAGAACTATCCTGGGAACCTGATCGTTGATTTAACCTTCGAACTGACCGAAAATGATGAACTGATTTTAAGCTTCGAAGCTGAAACAGATCAGGCTACTGCGATTAACTTAACCCACCATGGTTACTTTAACCTTGCGCCAAAAGGTGGAAACATTAAAAACCATAAATTACAGATTTTTGCCGCTAATTATTTGGAACAGGATGATAATTACTCGGTAACAGGTAAGTTAATTCCGGTTAAAGATACTGAACATGATTTTACGCAGTTAAAAGAAATTGGTCGCGACTGGAACGAGGATGAAGGATACGATCAAACTTTTGTCCTTGATAAAATCTATGGAGATTTATCACTGGCTAGCAAAACAATTGAATCAGAAAGCGGTTTAACTTTAAGTGTATATACTACTGAGCCGGTAGCGCATTTGTATACAGCTAAATACTTAGATGTAAAAAATGGCAAAGATGGACGTGATTATGAAAGTTACAGCGCCTTTTGCGTAGAAACACAACATCATCCGAACGGAATTAATATTCCGGAATTCCCGAGTACTGTGTTAAGGCCAGATGATTTGTATACACAAACAACAGTTTACAAAGTTTCATTAAACAGATAA
- a CDS encoding galactokinase family protein, which yields MNINLEEKFAEHYHKKADALYFTPGRVNLIGEHIDYNGGLVMPCAITLGTWVAIARNNDNKFRFKSLNFDIETEVDNQLNTKNEGVWANYPIGIINELIKDGKEIGGLDFLFYGNIPIGSGLSSSASIEIATAYALNNFFNLGYQQLELVKMAKRVENDFIGLNSGIMDQFAVAFGRKIKPLF from the coding sequence ATGAACATTAATCTTGAGGAAAAATTTGCCGAGCATTATCATAAAAAAGCCGATGCACTTTATTTTACACCTGGCCGCGTTAATCTGATTGGTGAACATATCGATTACAACGGCGGTTTGGTTATGCCTTGCGCCATTACCTTAGGCACTTGGGTAGCCATTGCGAGAAATAACGACAATAAATTCAGGTTTAAAAGCTTGAACTTCGACATTGAGACAGAAGTTGATAACCAGTTAAACACTAAAAATGAAGGTGTGTGGGCAAATTACCCAATTGGTATAATTAACGAACTGATTAAAGATGGTAAAGAAATTGGCGGACTTGATTTCTTGTTCTACGGAAATATTCCCATTGGCTCCGGACTTTCCTCTTCGGCCTCAATAGAAATTGCGACAGCATATGCATTAAACAACTTCTTTAACCTGGGCTACCAGCAACTCGAACTTGTAAAAATGGCCAAGCGGGTAGAAAACGATTTCATAGGGTTGAATTCAGGTATTATGGATCAGTTTGCTGTTGCTTTCGGGAGAAAGATAAAGCCATTGTTTTAG
- a CDS encoding RNA methyltransferase, which translates to MRKLKLDELNRPDIEEFKAQEKLPVVVVLDNVRSMHNVGSIFRTADGFALEKVILCGITAQPPHREIEKTALGATQSVDWIHYADTVQAVGALRSLGYEIVAIEQAENSTMLNTFKPDPNKKYALIFGNEVDGVSDEVMAKIDECIEIPQFGTKHSFNIVISAGIVFWDFFAKLRL; encoded by the coding sequence ATGAGAAAATTAAAATTAGACGAGTTAAACCGTCCGGATATTGAAGAGTTTAAAGCACAGGAAAAACTACCTGTTGTAGTGGTTTTGGATAATGTGCGCAGCATGCACAATGTGGGTTCGATATTCCGCACAGCTGATGGTTTTGCACTCGAAAAAGTAATACTTTGTGGCATTACCGCCCAACCGCCACACCGCGAAATTGAAAAAACGGCTTTGGGTGCCACACAATCTGTAGATTGGATTCATTACGCCGATACTGTACAAGCAGTTGGTGCTTTGCGCAGTTTGGGGTATGAAATAGTAGCCATTGAGCAAGCTGAAAACAGCACCATGCTGAATACTTTTAAGCCAGACCCCAACAAAAAATATGCATTAATATTCGGTAACGAGGTTGATGGTGTTAGCGATGAGGTAATGGCAAAAATTGATGAGTGCATCGAAATTCCACAATTCGGCACTAAACACTCGTTTAACATTGTGATTTCGGCAGGGATTGTATTCTGGGATTTCTTTGCTAAATTGAGATTGTAG
- a CDS encoding YdeI family protein encodes MENSFLKKLQIKPSYKVKIVDAPENAAAIFGDIPIEIIMQYQDTADFNALITFTTSKTQLNAQIKNNIGHMEAKTICWVFYPKKTSKIPSDLELMKSWEELGSFGLTPCASAAVNETWTALRLKFITEVKPSGMRNDHIKTNEFGEYIDPVNKTVKLPDDLQTLLAAHTAAYTYFNTLAYSHKKEYVLWILTAKQEKTRHSRLEKTIEMLLNQKKNPSDK; translated from the coding sequence ATGGAAAATTCATTCTTAAAAAAACTTCAGATCAAACCAAGCTATAAAGTTAAAATAGTTGATGCTCCTGAAAACGCGGCAGCAATATTCGGCGATATTCCGATTGAAATTATAATGCAATACCAGGATACCGCAGATTTTAATGCACTCATTACTTTCACAACCAGCAAAACGCAGCTAAACGCCCAGATTAAAAATAACATTGGGCATATGGAGGCGAAAACGATATGCTGGGTGTTTTACCCCAAAAAGACTTCAAAAATACCCTCAGACCTGGAGTTGATGAAGAGTTGGGAAGAACTGGGCAGTTTTGGCTTAACGCCCTGCGCTTCGGCAGCGGTAAACGAAACCTGGACTGCCCTTCGCTTAAAATTCATTACTGAAGTAAAGCCTTCGGGCATGCGGAACGATCATATTAAAACCAATGAATTTGGCGAATATATCGATCCCGTAAACAAAACGGTTAAACTGCCTGATGATTTGCAAACACTTCTGGCTGCCCATACAGCGGCCTATACTTACTTCAATACCCTGGCCTATTCTCATAAAAAGGAATATGTGCTTTGGATTTTAACCGCAAAACAGGAAAAAACACGCCACAGCAGACTTGAAAAAACAATAGAAATGCTGTTAAACCAGAAGAAGAATCCATCTGATAAATAA